In one window of Leptospira sp. GIMC2001 DNA:
- a CDS encoding PAS domain S-box protein, producing the protein MISSEEKTILLVEDEAILAMMQKGQLEKEGYKVYHALNGEKALSIITSGDPNFDLILMDIDLGKGLDGTQTAVEILKNHLIPIVFLSSHTEKEVVQKTETITSYGYVVKNSGITVLDASIKMAFKLFEANEITKSKKEHLEIVLRSIGDAVIATDKESKVMHMNVVAEILTGWKFSEVQGRKLNEFFIITDSETGRPILNPVDKVLETDQVVGLANHTILTAKNGSNFQIADSGSPIKDLKGNTQGVVLVFRDVTQEYLVQSKIAEQAEMLDNVADAIIAKDKNFVIKFWNKAAEKIYGWKSEEVIGKVVTDVLESEYIGTNRNQVIENLMNDGRYSADIIQKRKDGTLINIETNAIKQNDRNGNFIGIISVNRDVTEKMHNLQALKDSEMRLIETIESAMDAIISIDKNKEIILFNEAAERMFGHKSADIFGKKLDLLIPMDFRNQHDTHIDTFAKTGTSRRAMGELGQIKGLRANGEQFPIEASISQINLNGEKIFTVILRDVTIRNTSENKIKKLLSEKDNFLKEIHHRVKNNMNVIFTLLTLQSDSQSDPAVKSLLNDAAGRVKSMIVLYDKLYESDSNNTVSIHEYFPSLFQEILSIFPNSIKLDLNIDKSIVLNARLLSSIGIIINELITNSIKHGFKPNQESKIYFSVSQTNDKVLITYRDNGVGIPEQNSMDKAKGFGLQLISMLVEQINGSIRYENSDGANFFIEFTLER; encoded by the coding sequence ATGATTTCATCAGAAGAAAAAACCATTCTATTAGTTGAAGATGAAGCCATTCTTGCAATGATGCAAAAAGGCCAATTGGAAAAGGAAGGGTACAAAGTGTACCATGCCCTGAATGGAGAGAAAGCTTTATCAATTATTACAAGTGGTGATCCGAATTTTGATCTAATTCTTATGGATATTGATTTGGGTAAAGGATTAGATGGAACGCAAACTGCCGTTGAAATTCTAAAAAATCATCTAATTCCCATCGTTTTTCTCTCCTCTCATACCGAAAAAGAAGTAGTCCAAAAAACCGAAACCATCACTTCCTATGGTTATGTTGTCAAAAACTCCGGCATTACGGTGCTAGATGCATCAATCAAAATGGCTTTTAAGCTTTTTGAAGCAAACGAAATTACTAAAAGCAAAAAAGAACACCTAGAGATTGTTTTGCGTTCTATTGGGGATGCTGTGATTGCTACGGACAAAGAAAGCAAAGTTATGCATATGAATGTGGTTGCAGAAATACTGACTGGTTGGAAATTTTCTGAAGTTCAGGGTAGAAAGTTAAATGAATTTTTCATAATAACGGATTCAGAAACCGGACGTCCAATATTGAATCCTGTTGATAAAGTATTGGAGACCGATCAAGTCGTAGGACTTGCTAATCATACAATCCTTACTGCTAAGAATGGAAGTAATTTTCAAATCGCGGACTCTGGCTCGCCAATCAAAGATCTAAAAGGAAATACGCAAGGCGTTGTATTGGTATTTCGTGATGTTACGCAAGAGTATTTAGTTCAATCAAAAATCGCAGAGCAAGCTGAGATGTTGGACAATGTCGCAGATGCAATCATCGCAAAGGATAAAAATTTTGTTATAAAATTTTGGAACAAGGCAGCAGAAAAAATATACGGATGGAAATCCGAAGAAGTAATTGGTAAAGTTGTCACGGACGTTCTAGAATCGGAATATATTGGAACAAACCGGAATCAAGTGATAGAAAATCTCATGAATGACGGAAGATACTCTGCAGACATTATTCAAAAGCGAAAAGATGGAACATTGATCAATATCGAAACCAACGCGATCAAACAAAATGATCGAAATGGAAATTTCATTGGAATAATTAGCGTTAATCGAGATGTTACAGAAAAAATGCATAACCTTCAGGCTCTAAAAGATTCTGAAATGCGATTGATAGAAACGATTGAATCAGCTATGGATGCAATCATCAGCATTGATAAAAACAAAGAAATAATACTATTCAATGAAGCAGCCGAACGTATGTTTGGTCATAAATCTGCAGATATTTTCGGTAAAAAATTGGACTTACTCATTCCAATGGATTTTCGAAACCAACATGATACCCATATAGATACTTTTGCAAAGACTGGAACCAGTCGAAGGGCAATGGGTGAACTTGGCCAGATCAAAGGTCTGCGTGCTAATGGGGAGCAATTTCCAATTGAAGCTTCGATATCTCAGATCAATTTGAATGGTGAAAAGATATTCACGGTAATTCTTCGAGATGTTACGATTCGAAATACCTCAGAGAATAAGATCAAAAAGCTTTTATCGGAGAAAGACAATTTTCTAAAAGAAATTCACCATCGCGTTAAGAATAATATGAATGTTATTTTTACATTGCTTACTCTACAGTCTGATTCTCAGAGTGATCCGGCTGTCAAATCACTACTCAATGATGCAGCCGGAAGAGTCAAAAGTATGATTGTATTGTATGATAAACTCTACGAGTCGGACTCAAATAATACAGTTTCCATTCATGAATACTTTCCTTCCCTATTTCAAGAAATATTAAGTATTTTTCCAAATTCTATTAAGTTAGATCTCAACATCGATAAATCAATCGTCTTGAATGCACGCCTGCTTTCTTCGATTGGAATCATTATCAACGAGTTAATTACAAACTCAATTAAGCATGGATTCAAACCAAATCAAGAATCAAAAATTTATTTTTCAGTTAGCCAGACAAACGACAAAGTCCTCATCACATATCGAGACAATGGTGTTGGAATTCCAGAACAAAATTCTATGGATAAAGCAAAAGGTTTTGGACTTCAGCTCATTTCTATGCTAGTTGAGCAAATCAATGGAAGCATTCGTTATGAGAATAGCGACGGTGCCAATTTCTTTATTGAATTTACATTAGAAAGATGA
- a CDS encoding RecQ family ATP-dependent DNA helicase, translating to MQSLESVKNLFQISEFRSNQEEIITRILDHKHCFVIMPTGMGKSLCYQIPALILDGMTIVISPLIALMYDQVSALKKITPDVTFINSSLNKEDRIYRLEGVSKGKYKILYITPERFRSKFFLDVIKGQKISLLAIDEAHCISQWGHDFRPDYSRIAEIRSILGTPTTIALTATATKHVQTDIIHQLGFNSQDIKLFHSGIARPNLYLHVEKNVDEPMKWKSILDLIRVNQDLEDSQNPQENQVKNTHPSTLIYFNLIDKLEKFSDYLSTNRIEHSIYHGRLGAKDRNRIQKNFLENKTEILLATNAFGMGVDKPDIRKIIHAELPISIESYYQEIGRAGRDGLDSHCYLFYVESDLAVLMDFIEWQNPDSYFIKKVYDTFRHAGENLASWDYKEIQAKVVYRNRGDHRLQTVLNLFDRFGVTSGDVENHNLKLIGELPHELTSQVKLEDKKKNSLKRLYEMLMYTKSEKCRRDFLYNYFGEDSVFCGNCDYCKSL from the coding sequence TTGCAATCGCTAGAATCCGTCAAAAATTTATTCCAAATATCCGAATTTCGATCCAACCAAGAAGAAATCATAACACGTATTCTAGACCATAAACATTGTTTTGTAATCATGCCAACTGGTATGGGGAAATCTCTTTGTTATCAGATTCCAGCTTTAATTCTAGATGGAATGACTATTGTGATCTCGCCATTGATTGCGTTAATGTATGATCAAGTCAGTGCACTCAAAAAAATAACTCCCGATGTAACCTTTATCAATTCATCATTAAACAAAGAAGATAGAATTTATCGACTTGAAGGAGTCTCAAAAGGAAAATATAAAATACTCTATATCACACCTGAAAGATTTAGAAGTAAGTTTTTCCTAGATGTAATTAAAGGTCAAAAAATTTCCTTACTTGCAATCGATGAAGCTCATTGCATCAGTCAATGGGGTCATGATTTTAGACCGGACTATTCTCGAATTGCTGAGATTCGTTCTATCTTAGGAACACCCACGACCATTGCACTAACAGCAACAGCAACGAAACATGTACAAACTGATATCATTCATCAGCTCGGTTTTAATTCGCAAGATATCAAACTTTTCCATTCTGGAATTGCTCGACCCAATCTCTACCTGCATGTAGAGAAAAATGTAGATGAACCAATGAAATGGAAATCTATATTGGATTTGATTCGTGTAAATCAAGACTTAGAGGATTCACAGAATCCTCAAGAAAATCAGGTTAAAAATACTCACCCTTCTACTTTGATCTATTTCAATCTAATCGATAAATTAGAAAAATTTTCTGACTATTTATCTACGAATCGAATCGAACATTCCATCTATCATGGACGATTGGGTGCAAAAGATCGGAATCGAATACAGAAAAATTTCCTAGAAAACAAAACAGAAATCCTGCTAGCGACAAATGCATTTGGTATGGGTGTTGACAAACCGGATATTCGAAAAATCATTCATGCAGAATTGCCAATATCTATCGAATCCTATTATCAAGAAATTGGTAGAGCTGGGCGAGATGGATTGGATTCACATTGTTATCTTTTTTATGTTGAAAGTGATCTTGCTGTTCTCATGGATTTTATCGAGTGGCAAAATCCTGATTCCTATTTCATCAAAAAAGTGTACGATACATTTCGACATGCAGGGGAAAATCTCGCATCTTGGGACTATAAAGAAATTCAAGCAAAAGTAGTTTATCGAAATCGAGGAGATCATCGCTTACAGACAGTGCTGAATTTATTCGATCGGTTTGGAGTTACTTCGGGAGATGTTGAAAACCATAACTTAAAACTTATTGGTGAACTTCCTCATGAATTGACATCACAAGTTAAACTCGAAGATAAAAAAAAGAATTCGCTCAAAAGACTTTATGAAATGCTAATGTATACAAAATCTGAAAAATGTCGTAGGGATTTCCTTTACAATTATTTTGGTGAAGATTCAGTATTTTGTGGAAATTGCGACTATTGCAAATCGCTATAA
- a CDS encoding MFS transporter, translated as MYSINTFKILFQALIFSINLSVLTPLIKEVSLAYNIELNSGLLIFGGLNNLLLFGSMAVSSFLFSFYSGKVSVRICNLLLILLNFLIFLNINIYIFFISNFFIGSIIGVIIPTIFRFLKENTDESIAVQSVVFLNIMLGFGILIGQFISAVLIDMLFPWNSAFLVILVLFFGNYFISHSIDKVYRIDLKNSLKRNLENFSINRDTFLLLIQYLPGSIPWGAITVFIYPFSYEVRKSSSSLVVLYMTIFSIGMLVGSLIAGYIADRFKNAKRKSMLWGIILFLLLSVFYFEYFIAFYFIFSELTLIILLFLLGLILSVPGTYIKGLLFLNSSKEDVQKIFSIENFLESIGKGFGPLVVGGLIYSNSDIAFSFKIIPLFWLLCIIPVSIIFISGNSFEKR; from the coding sequence ATGTATTCAATAAATACTTTCAAAATACTTTTCCAGGCATTGATTTTTTCAATTAACTTGTCTGTTCTAACGCCACTAATAAAAGAAGTGTCATTAGCTTATAATATTGAATTAAATAGTGGACTATTAATTTTTGGTGGATTAAATAATCTGCTATTGTTCGGTTCTATGGCTGTAAGCTCTTTCTTATTTTCCTTTTATTCCGGAAAGGTTTCTGTTCGTATATGCAATTTACTTCTAATACTATTGAACTTTCTAATCTTTCTAAACATCAATATTTATATTTTTTTTATATCAAATTTTTTTATTGGATCTATAATTGGAGTTATAATTCCCACAATTTTTAGATTTCTAAAAGAGAATACTGATGAATCCATCGCCGTGCAATCGGTTGTTTTTCTAAATATTATGTTAGGGTTTGGAATTTTAATTGGTCAATTCATATCAGCGGTTCTCATAGATATGCTTTTTCCTTGGAATTCCGCTTTTCTAGTAATACTAGTATTATTTTTTGGAAATTATTTTATTTCTCATTCAATCGATAAAGTTTACAGGATTGATCTGAAAAACTCTTTAAAAAGAAATTTAGAGAACTTTTCCATTAATCGGGATACGTTTTTATTATTGATTCAATATCTACCAGGATCAATCCCCTGGGGAGCAATTACAGTTTTTATTTATCCTTTTTCATATGAAGTAAGAAAATCATCGAGTTCATTAGTTGTTTTATATATGACGATATTCTCTATTGGTATGCTGGTTGGTTCATTGATTGCTGGCTATATTGCCGACAGATTTAAAAACGCAAAAAGAAAGTCAATGCTTTGGGGAATTATACTTTTTTTACTTTTGAGTGTTTTCTACTTCGAATATTTTATTGCATTCTATTTTATTTTTTCAGAACTAACTTTAATTATATTATTATTTTTATTGGGTTTAATTCTTTCAGTTCCAGGTACGTATATTAAAGGACTACTCTTCCTGAATTCGAGTAAAGAAGACGTTCAAAAAATATTCTCTATAGAAAATTTTCTTGAATCGATAGGAAAAGGATTTGGACCACTGGTTGTTGGAGGATTGATTTATTCGAATTCCGATATAGCTTTCTCATTTAAAATTATTCCATTATTTTGGCTTCTATGCATCATTCCAGTTTCGATAATTTTCATTTCGGGAAACTCTTTTGAGAAAAGATAA
- a CDS encoding PilZ domain-containing protein: MRKDNSRIKVNYKCKIIAQKKHISGEVVSLSDGGIRIKLDKFKSMNGLILDIIVHSEFGMVLTLIGSVINQLDNEIGVSILGLDKSSKMNLDKILNQKIPISLDRDVIVEQDQCRILVVGAGGGKILAQLKMLTQLEDHLGKKLLDCFNVLVGVSSGGLILSLLLKYRELKIVSNILEKLKTPILFNLIPFYSILNMTFLKKFIHQEFDCILPNSEHILCLQYRDYKTGNYESLLYQKNNFNLVDALHKSISVPVIFGLTKNYADGAVGFFVNPTEILLRLLRMRSQLLEKQSSALYLDAGFDPKFTESYQGDILSQLFWTLKMTQRDSILISVDRILNEFIELNMNSYFFTYSKNYDLFFANDIIKAEAEISSKQKEFSEWLEKNYVV, translated from the coding sequence TTGAGAAAAGATAATAGCAGAATCAAAGTCAATTATAAATGCAAGATAATTGCTCAAAAAAAGCATATAAGCGGCGAAGTAGTATCTTTAAGTGATGGCGGTATTCGCATAAAACTTGATAAATTTAAATCTATGAATGGTCTCATACTTGACATCATAGTTCATTCCGAATTTGGAATGGTATTAACTTTGATTGGAAGTGTAATTAATCAATTAGATAATGAAATCGGAGTATCAATCTTGGGTCTGGATAAATCCAGTAAAATGAATCTAGATAAGATATTGAATCAGAAAATCCCCATATCATTAGATAGAGATGTTATAGTTGAACAAGATCAATGCAGAATTTTGGTTGTTGGTGCAGGAGGAGGTAAGATTCTTGCTCAACTAAAAATGCTTACCCAACTAGAAGATCATCTTGGTAAAAAATTATTGGATTGCTTTAACGTTTTAGTTGGAGTTTCTTCAGGCGGACTAATACTATCACTACTTTTAAAGTATCGAGAATTAAAAATCGTTTCTAATATATTAGAGAAACTTAAGACTCCGATCCTCTTCAATTTAATTCCATTTTATTCAATTTTAAATATGACTTTTTTGAAAAAGTTTATACATCAAGAATTCGATTGTATTTTACCTAATTCAGAACATATTTTATGTCTTCAATATAGAGATTATAAAACAGGAAATTATGAATCACTGTTATATCAAAAAAATAATTTTAATTTGGTAGATGCGCTTCATAAATCTATTTCCGTTCCAGTGATTTTTGGATTAACAAAAAATTATGCTGATGGGGCTGTAGGTTTTTTTGTAAATCCAACCGAAATTTTATTGCGACTATTAAGAATGCGAAGCCAACTATTAGAAAAGCAATCATCGGCATTGTATTTGGACGCAGGATTTGATCCTAAGTTTACAGAGAGTTACCAAGGCGATATTTTGAGCCAGCTATTTTGGACACTAAAAATGACACAAAGAGATTCGATTCTGATCTCTGTTGATAGAATTTTAAATGAATTTATAGAACTTAACATGAATAGTTACTTTTTTACATATTCTAAAAACTATGATCTATTTTTTGCAAATGACATTATAAAAGCTGAGGCAGAAATTTCCTCAAAACAAAAAGAATTCTCCGAATGGCTAGAAAAAAATTATGTAGTTTAG